The following nucleotide sequence is from Nothobranchius furzeri strain GRZ-AD chromosome 11, NfurGRZ-RIMD1, whole genome shotgun sequence.
AAAGTGTCTGACCTCTGAGGAAGAATAGTGATGAACACCTGAACAGGGGAgccagtcccatcacaggattgtTGTTGTGATTGTTTTCATTCAGAGAGAGCCTTCCAAAATGTTCTTGAATGTCCAGAGTTGGTCCTTCTAGGCCTCCATAGTTGCCCGGAGCTGCTGTCCAtcaggttctggtcctggtccacACTGATGGAGCTCATTCTCCAACATGAGTCCTGAGACTTTGTTGGGATTTGTGGGTTTTACTCGTTGAGGTTTGAAGGACTGGGGTCTGTGGAGCTTCCGGGACCTGGAACCAGCATGTAGATGTTTTGTTGTTCCTGCTCTGATCCTCGTTCCAGTCTCACTTTTTTATTCTAGAATGTCAAACAGGAAAGCACATTTTTCTTTCTAAAACCATCTCCGGGTTCTTGGAGAACCCAGAGACGTATTTAGATGTTTGATGGTAGATTTTAATGGGCGCGGAGGTCCGACCCGCCTAAAGCCTCTGAGGTCCTTTTAAACCCACAAGGTTAAAAACGGGCTCTCTGACCCCTGACCTTTATACACCATTAATCTGCTGCTCACGGCCCGCTGCAGGAATGTCTGCTTCAGGAATTCCTGCAGGAGGAAAAACTAAACGGATACTGGGATGATGAAGGGCTGGCCGCTTCCATCCATTAACGTCTGTGACGGCTGCAGCTTTGAGGAACGATCATTGATCCGGTCTAACCCTCTGGTGGGAGGAAGTCTGGAGCTTTCTGTGACGGACGACCTGCCGAGGACGGAAAAACACGAATTTCTTAATGATGGGAATGTTGACGCTCCGATCTCGAGAATGAGTGTGGAATTAACCTGGATAGATGGTTAAAGGTCGAGTTAATCTGGCAGCTCAAAATGAAAACCACCAGGGTTCTGAGCTGGTTCTACACCAGGGTTCTAAAGGGTTCTGGGCTGGTTCCACACCAGGGTTCTAAAGGGTTCTGGGCCGGTTCCACATCAGGGTTCTAAAGGGTTCTGGGCCGGTTCCACATAAGGGTTCTAAAGGGTTCTGGCTGGTTCCACACCAGGGTTCTAAAGGGTTCTGGCCCGATTCCACACCAGGGTTCTAAAGCGTTCTGGGTTGGTACCACATCAGGTTTCTAAAGGGTTCTAGGCCGGTTCCACATCAGGGTTCTAAAGGTTCTGGGCCAGTTCCACATCAGGGTTCTAAAGGGTTCTGGGCTGGTTCCACACCAGGGTTCTAAAGGGTTCTGAGCCGGTTCCACACCAGGGTTCTGGCCCGATTCCACACCAGGGTTCTAAATGGTTCTGGGCTGGTTCCACACCAGGGTTCTAAAGGGTTCTGGGCCGGTTCCACATCAGGGTTCTAAAGGGTTCTGGGCCGGTTCCACATAAGGGTTCTAAAGGGTTCTGGGCTGGTTCCACACCAGGGTTCTAAAGGGTTCTGGGCTGGTTCCACACCAGGGTTCTGGCCCGATTCCACACCAGGGTTCTAAAGCGTTCTGGGTTGGTACCACATCAGGGTTCTAAAGGGTTCTGGGCTGGTTCCACACCAGGGTTCTAATGGGTTCTAAGCCAGTTCCACACCAGGGTTCTAAAGGGTTCTAAGCCAGTTCCGCACCAGGGTTCTAAAGAAGCTGCAGGGTTCAGGACCGGTTCTATGACAGAACTTTCCAATATCCTTTTACAACCAGATTAAACTAACGGGACGGTCAGAACCGGTTCATTATGGGATGTAAACATGTTCTGTTTTATTTTGACTGAAAAGCATAAAGTTAAGGTTTGAATGACCTCACAGTGAGGCTGACCCGTTCTCCAGGGGGACCTGCTGAACCCGTGTCGCTGCGACGGCTCGGTCCGGTACACCCACCAGCAGTGTCTGCTGAAGTGGATCAGCGAGCGAGGCTGCTGGACCTGTGAGCTCTGCTGCTACCGCTTCCAGGTCATCGCCATCAACATGAAGAGGCCGTGGCAGGTACCGATCCCTCCCACCCCGACCAGAACCTCGGACTCCAACCAGAACTTCTGCTAGAGGTTCTGTTGGACTCTGTGGAGTTAAACTTTAAACACCGGGTTCTGATTAAAGTTTTCTGGACTCGTCCATTCCTAGTCCTCCAGGATCCCCATCCTGCAAGTCTTGGGTGCTTCTCTCCTGATTTAGAGGTCGAGGTTCTGCAGAACCTCAGCTGATTCTGATGAAATGTGTTGAGCAGAGAATCACCTAAACCTGCAGGACTGGATGCTATTGCGAGATGAGAtaagaggcttttattttgaagtttcaATGTGGTTAACATGTTTCCTGTCTTCAGTGGCAGTCCATCACCATCACCCTGGTGGAGAAGGTGCAGATCATCGCCGTGTTCCTGGGCTCGCTCTTCCTGGTGGCCAGCATCTCCTGGCTGTTGTGGTCGGCTCTGAGCCCTCAGGCCATCTGGCAACGCCGCGACGTCCTCTTCCAGATCTGCTACGGCATGTACGGCTTCATGGACCTGGTCTGCGTAGGTCAGTGTGGGTTCACCTCCGTCATCCGTACCTACGTGATGGATCTAATAAAGGTTCTCTGTGCTTGTAACAGGATTGATTGTCCACGAGGGGGCGGCGGTATACAATGTCTTCCTGCGCTGGCGAGCTGTCAACCTCCACTGGGACGTCCAGAGTTACGATAAGACCAAAGACATGGAGGAGACGAGCACTGGTCCCTCCTCGTTGGGCCCCAGGACGCTCTGGTTGCCTCTGGCCACCTTTGGGGCCAGCGGGCCCCTTCACCCCACCCAGCTGGGGTCACGGCCTTGGACCTGCCTCTGCTTGGCGCCCCTCTGTCCCTGCCTGGTGCATCAGAACAACCTGAGCCAGGACGCCGACTCAGGAGAGGTCGTTATCCGAGTGACATCTGTGTAAGCACCAACCAGGAACTAAGACCCGCCCCCTTCTGGAGGGAGGAGTCAGAAATGTACAGAAGAGCATTTAAATGTCCTGTTTTTTTGCTTTTCTGGTTGCCAAATCTTTGTTTTCTCCTTGAGGCCGGCCCTCAATCTCCAGTTTTCCAGTTCTCCATGTTTTTATACGTAAGTAAACTTAGTAAAATtgggttagtgatcaggaaacgtctcgcAGGCTCAAAGGTTGAAATTTTATCTTGTAACCAGTTTGGTGAACCTCCCCCGGTTGGAGCAGcgctggtctctctctctctctctctcacatcaATCATCTTTACTGTCGTTAGTGCCAAGAGCTTTAATCAGTGACTAACTTAGTTAGGATCACCGAGGATGGAGCATCTCAACCATCAAGAGTTAATCAGCATCAAAATAATCACAGAAGCCATAAAAACGCATCAAAGCTACAGATTTGGCTGGTTTATTATTCTGTCGGTTCCGATTCCGTAAATTAAGCCAAAAAGCTGCTTAATGATCAAACAGGCAGTTTATCAGATAGATAACACGCGATGTTTACAGAATCAAATTAAAAATAACGTCATCACTGTGATTTCATGactaaaacactaaaataattCAGCTGTAAAGGTGATTCACGTACcttttggggtcattttaatttatGCTATTATTTATTAGATGGATTTATTTGCAATGCTTTTATTTTATTCCCCTGATTTGAATCAGCAGGTGGTTAACAGGCCTGATGAGCAAATCCTAAACGAGTCATGTGACCAAACCGGTACTTCAGTTACAGAATAATGAGAAATAATCTCAGAAATAAGAATTAAATCCTAAAGTGTTTGTTTACTGaacagaagcagcagcagaactGTTCGGTTTGTCTTCAACTTGTGTAAACTATATTCAATAATGTTCAAGTTAACTGGCCCAAGTCCAGGTCATGTGACTCACACCTCTGCTCTACACTGGTTGTCATGCTCAGAACTGTACCTTTAAACTTGGGTTTAGGTTGTGCTTAGACCGAAGCCAACGAGCACAGATGGATCTGTTGTTGTGTTTGCTTTCCTGTGAAgtgctgtctgtctgtctggtcTGGACCCGGTCCCGTAGCGGTTCTGGTTTTACCTCATTTGGGTCGTTTTGGTGCCTTGAGAGGCTGGAGCAGCACAGAAACAACCTGAATGTGACTCTGCTGTGTTTGTTCTGTTGAATGCAACCCGGTTGTTAAGTATAAAGACTATTTGTACAAACAGAGAGGATTGTGGGTAATTCATGGTGTCAGATTAAACGGATGTGTCTTTGCTGGTAGAGGAGGAGGATCTGGGAGAGGTTCACTTCCTAAAAGCTAAAGTCCATCAGAACGATACAATCACAAAATAAATCTGCAAATCAGATGATATCTGAACCTTTTTTATTGTCGGATCAAAACTAAAACGAGTTAAGTCACAGGAAATGTACAAACCTGATTATAAAGtttataattattatatttaTATAACATTGCACATATAAAACCAACAGTGTGTACAGAATATACAACGAGGCACCGAGGAGAGCAGCCAATGGCGTGGCTCCGGGTGAACGAGGCGTGTGTTCGGAGTGGCGTTCGGGCTCAGCGGCCTCTTGTGACCCTAAACTAACCCAAACTCGTCTCCGTCTCACATAAACCGGAACCTTCAGTTGATTTTCTTTGGTAAATCTGAGTCTGAATGAGTTCAGGTAGGTGATTAAATCCACCGACTCCCAGACGTAAAACCACATCTGGATTGAGGTCTGGTCCCGGCCCTCCGACCTCCTCCGGTTCAGACGCGACCGCTGCTGAAAGTTCCTGTCTTTGTTctgagagcagagtgtggagaaacacggagaacaaaGGCACAGCGGTTTGGAACCCGATGGTGGTTCTGGCTCCGACCTTTGACCCTGTGGGAGATCACCAGGCGCTGCTCTGGCTCCCATGGCTGCTGACCGACTGACTGTTGCTGTAGCGCTTCTTCACGATCATGCTGATGTAGGCCTTCATGAGCTTAGCGATGTCCATGACCTGCAGGGGACGAGGAGACAAGGTTCAACCACCGAGCCGAACATGAAGTCAGCGTAACATTCATCACTCAGAACCGACCATCTGGGTCTCGAAGACCAGATCCCGTCCCTCCACCGTGATCTTGTAGGCATTGGGAAGCGGCGCTCCGAAGGAAAGGATCTGTTCATAGGGGAAAACCTCCATTGGCCACGCCTCCCCCCGCTTGTACACGGAGATGGACTCTCTGCAGACGCCCAACCAAAGCTCCGATGGGAACGCTCCATCCCGACTCTGGGAGGACAGGAAGTGAGATCACACAGGATGAACACATGAACAGGCCCTTCCTATCAGAACGTAGTCCTGTAGGATTAGGTCATCCCTGTTTAATCTGATGGATTATAGGAGTCTAGACCCACACTGTGTTCCTGGACTGATCTGGGATCAGCTGGAGGAACCAGATCAACAGGAAAGTGATATGTGGAGATTCTGACCTCGACGTTGAAGAGTGTGGATCCGTATCCGTGCCACTCCCTCACCAGATCCATGTACTTCACCATGGCCTGCTCCTGCTTCATCCCCTGAAGCTTCCTCCACTTCTCCATCACACTGGTTTTCACCGCCGCCAACTCCTccctcatccacacctccaggctgTTTTCCTCCTCCAGTTTCTGCCGACTCAGCGAGCCACTCCTGAAGCTCCGTCTCAGCGTTCCCTCCAGGAAGCTGGAGCGTTTCCTCTCTGACGTCCCGGAACGCTCGGCAACAGAGCCGGAGGTCGGCGTGAAAGTTTTGGCAGAGTTCTGCACTCGAGCCCGAAGTCGGCTCATAGGGAAGACCTGGGACAACTCCGGGGTGTTGGCCTGGGAATTCTGGTCACCCAGGAGGTACTGGAGTCTCAGAGCAGCTAAGAACTGGAGCGTCTCCTCTGGAGCCGGATAGTGTCCTCGAATCACCGCCTCGTGGGCCTGAGGAGGCAGAGACAAAAACACGTTCCTGTAAATTCCCACCAGAGGAACCATCTGGAACAGGGAGGTTCAGCTAACGAGGCTAACTCGTGAGCTTCTCTCCGCTCAGTGACTTTCAACTAAAATTTTAAATGGTTTGTCGTCTCAGAACCAACCCAGACCCAGATGAACCGCTTTTAATCAGGAACAGGAACATTCCCGTTCAGATCTGTTCCTGTCCGGAGTTTCTGCTGATTCCCTCTGGGTGCACTTATTTCATCAGTGCTCCCATTGGCCGAAGTTTAGCGCCCCACAACGAAACATGCTCATTGGTCAGCATCATATCTAGCTTCCTATTGGCTGAGGGGGACTTTAGGGAGAAGAGCCCAGAGGGAAGCAGCAGAAACTCCGGACAGGAACGTTTGAGTTCAGGAGCAGAACCGGAGCCGAGGATAGATTAAAGACAGGGCATTAATCCCACATGTGCTTATTTGTTCTAATTTGGACCCTTTAATCCCTCATATCAGCTGACTAAAGCAAAATCCTTGACATGATTCTCTGAGGTCTACCTGCTCGAACATGAAGGCGAACTCCACGCTGTCCTTGGGAACACTCTCCGTGTCCAGGAAGCAGTAGAGTTTGAAGTAGAGCTTCCAGCCGGTGCCGCTCTCGTCTGCATTTGCCGACATTCTGCAGAACACGGAGCAGGTTAAACCTCGGCAGCGACATGGCAAACCCGGACCACACAGAATCACTCACTTTTCAAACTTAGCGAGCACGTCGGCCACCACCGCGCGGCTCTCGATGGCCTTCTCCGAGCTGTGGTGGTGTTCGAACAGAGCGAACATGTTCCTGCTGTCCTCCATGGCCAGACCTCGGATCAGCTTCTCCACCACCTGATTCGGAGCCAgaaacacagcttcagctcagcaGCTTAAACCTCAGAACTCCGTTCCGGTTCCGGGACCCACCTCTCCTGCCGTGGTGTGGGAGTTGATGGTGATCTTGCAGGATCCTCCTCCGTGGCAGTGAACCGTGGTGCTCATGTCCTGCTGGGCTATGATGGACCGGATCTCCTCCTGCGAAGGAACATTTTCCCTGGATCGAGTCTTCTTTAAGGAGTCAAAGGCGAAGGCGGCGTATTGGTCCATCTCTGAGCTGGGGAAGAGCTCACGGATCCTGCAGACAGATTACATCATCGTCACAGGGAGAACGGCACTTCCTGAAAGCTCATGGCTGGACATGCTCACCTCTTCAGGTGGAACTTCAGGTATCGGAGGATGCTCCGGGAGGGGACGAAGGTGCAGGACATGCAGGCCAGGATCTTCCAGCAGCAGAGGTTCCCGGGACCGCTGGGTTGAGGCGGCCGGGTGGTTTGTTTGATCAGCTGGCAGTAGAGCTCGTCTCGGAGCGCTCGGAGCTCCTGGCCGGTCTGCAGGAATCCCTGGATAATGGGAACGGGATCGGTCACACCGTCCAGGTGCTGCAGAGAGCTGAACATCTTCAGGGCTTCATCCTGCAGAGTCGTGTAGTGTCTGCTCTTAGAGGCTGAGGGAGAGAGGCAATGATGTCACCGGTGCTACAGATAATTTGACAGGTTTCCGCTTTTCCGTGTCTCACCAGTTAGGTGGATGTCTCCGTAGGGAAGCGGCAGCAGCGGTGAGTGCAGCGGGTGGTGGCTGTAGCGCAGGATGGGGTTCCTCTTGTAGATCTGCTCCACCACCTCTGAGTTCAGACAGTTCTCCTGCAGAACCAAACCAGACTTTAGACCCGAGCCAGCTTGTATCTAGGGAAAGCGTTCCCAGATGTTCCGTACCCGAATATCCTGGATGAGCTGCTTGGTGGGCGTGTCGATGGGAGCTTTGGAGTCGATGACGTTCTGGATGGAGGTTGCCCAGCGTGTAGCTTCAGTCAGCAGCTTACAGTAGAGCCGGTACGCGTGCTTACGGCCATAGATGATCATGTTCCAGTACCCTGTCAGGAAGCAGCAGAACAGACTCAGACAACATGGCTGACGCTGTAGCCCCGCCCCCCAGTGTGCTTCTGCTCTCACCGCTTTCTCTGAAGACCTTTTCGTCCGGCTGCACCACCGAGCAGAGGCTGTTTAGCACCAGTGTTCCCAGCTTCAAGGCGTTCCGCTCAGAGCTCTTGTAGTAGTCCAGGGAATTGTGGGTAAGCAGGAACCAGCGCTTCTTCAGCTTCAGGGAAGCTCTGGAGCTGTTTTTCATCTCTTTATGGAGCCATCCTGGAGGAGAGGAGCACACCGGTTACCCATGTGTACACACCACGGCTCTTTCCTCTTTCTGTAGGTGTCCGACGTCACCTCTGATGATGAACTCCTGCCCGTCGACGCGGGCGTCTCCTTTGGAGCGCTGCAGCAGAGTGATCCAGTGGTGCATCTCCTCGGGCGTGTCGGCGTTGCAGTGCAGCATACGGTTCGCCGTGATCAGAACAAAGGAGTTCGGTCTGCAATGCAAACGCCTCAGAGTCATGTACCTGTTCTGATAGGTCTCTGAGGTGTTACAGCGGGGTGTGTGAGGAGACGTACCTTTCAGGATTATCTGATGCACAAACGGAATCGATCATTCCCACATCCAAAGTTCCCTAAAGAAACACGGAAAAAGGAAAGACTCAGGAGCAACGTTCAGATGCTGATATCTGACCTTCGCCTGTTTCTGGAAACCAACCATCTCGAttgctcgcacgcacgcacacacacacacacacacacacacacacacacacacacacacacacacacacacacacacacacacacacacacacacacgatccagGTGAAGAAGCAAAACTCCGAAGTCAACCCCTGGTTTAAAGTTCAACTTTCAGGCCGACTGGACAATCAGTAGGAGGGGCGGAGCTTACCAGAGAGGATTctgtgtctcacacacacacacacacacacacacgcacgcacacacaaacacacacacacacacacacacactcttgtgtCTTGGCTGAACTCACCACAGCGTTCTGGGGGTTGGCCTGCTCGTCGTGCATCTCGCTGATCTCCTGCTCCGTGGAGCCGTGGACCTGACTCAGCACACTGAACCACTGGCTGTAACCATGGAAACAGGACAACAGGTAAACTCCTGAGAGGGTTTGAGTCTATGAGGAATtaagtgtgtgtgtctctgtgtgtgtgtctgaaggtGACCTGGCATCCTCTGCTGACTCAGCTATCAGGTGGTAGGTCCTCTCTAGCATCACGATGTCGATCCCGTTCTCCTTCCCTGTGTTATCGATGATTTCTCTGCAGGATAAAAACATTTCGGAGTTTCAATGACACGGATAAGCTGTCAGGATAAACCGTCTTCCCAGAGGAACCAGCTTTTTCCCTACTTGGCGTCGTGCATGTCCAGCACGCCCTTCATCTTCTCCTCACTGTCGTTCTCAAAGTACATGAGCCGGCTCTGCCGCAGCACGAACCAGCGGCGCTTCCAGTTGCGGCGGGACAGCGTGGAGGAGCCCCCCCCCTTCTTGTGCAGCCAGCCCTGCTTCAGCGCCTCCTGCTTGGCGCGGAACCACAGGAAGGTCTCGTCCTTCAGAACGCACCATCGCCGCTTCCACGTGTTCATCAGGCTGCCTGAGGAAAAACATGTTTAGCTCCACCTCCACCCCACCCCACCTCACCTGTCAGGTGTAATGAAACACGTTCAGGTACCTTTGATGAAGAGGAAGCTGTGGAAGTACGGCAGCGTGACGCAGCTGTAGACGGAGTCGCGCCGGTATGACAGCTCATCGTCGTTGTCGAACCGGTCAAAGTCATCCTCACTGTCCTCAAACtgaaacaaaataaatgaatTCAGCTCTTCCAGTCGGATAAACATCGGAAAATGTCGGATAAATGTTGGATAATCATGTTTGTGGGGAGAAAAGCTGAGCTGAGTCATCAAACTGAAAACTTATTAAAGGTAAAATCCAGATGtttacagacaaaaacaaaaacacaaagtcCAGGAGCGTAAAGAGGAAGTTAGGGATTAATGACCCTGAGGTCCGACTCACAGAGGACTGAGGTCCCTCGGAGCTGAAGCGGTATGCCCCGGAGCTGCTGTAGGTTCCTACAGATCCTCGGTAGTCTGGAGACCACTGACCACTCAGAGAGGCGGAGAAGGCCACGCTGCCGCTGGAGACGATGGCGCCCTCATCGTAGTCGTCCTGATCATAGTCCGAGTCCTCGTCTGGAGGGATCAGCTCCACCAGGTCATCGGACTGAGCCTCGGAGGAGGTCTGAGGCTGGCAGTAGGCGGAGTCTGCGCTGGAGGAGACGCTGTGGCAGGCCGGAGGAACAGGAGGAAGCGGTTGGAGGAGCAGGCCGGATGATGGCAGCGGTGGGATCACGCTGTCGTTGGCGTACGGATCTTCCTCAGACGAGTCATCACTCGTCCGGATCCCGCTGGTCCGCTGCCCGTCAGAGTGGCCATGCTCGCTCGGGTTCGGCGAGTCTTTGAACGCCTCGTCATCAGCTCCAAACCCTtcatccacctcctcctcctcactgcCTCTCCTCCGCCtgctctccttctcctcctctcctACTCCTAAAGAGCTCTCGATGTTCCGCACGCACTCATCAATCTCATCAAAGTTCAGCGACTCCAGGAACTGCTGCGCCGCCTTGCAGGCTTCGTCCTCCAGCCGCCGCAGCTCCTGGTCACGGAGGAGCTGCAGGCGGTGGAGGGAGGCCTCAGTCAGGGAGAGCTCCTGTTGCTCCTTCTGCCtctgcagcgcctggatctcccgCTCCAAACGCAGGATCTCCTCCACCTGAGACGCCTCGTGTGGACGGATCGTCTCCTCCTCAGAGACATCTGCTGACCGCGCCTCCTTCAGGAGTCCAGATGAAGACGCAGCTGCTGCCTGGAGCTGGGCCAGAGCCGCCAGCTCCTCAGCACGCCGCACCTCCTCCAACCTTCTGGTTTCCTCCACCTGAAGCAGGAAAACAGAACAGGTGCCTTTAGGACACATGAAGACGAGCCTAACGTTTACGTTTTCATCACGATAATCCACGTGTTTCATCATAATAAAACATGGAGTCCATCCGACCTCCTTGGCGAGTCGCTCCTCCTCCAGCCTCCGTCTCTCCCTATGGCAACACAAACGCACACCGGTCAGTGGGACTTAAATCCTTTTGTAACACATCACAGATGACAACAACACATCTTCAcctctccatctcctcctccacctccttcttCCTGCGGCGCTccttctccctcctctcctccagaAGCCGGCTGAAGGTCCGGCGGGCCAGCTGACCCCGGAGGTGTTTCTGGAAGGTGAGCGCCGCCCAGCGGAGCAGCAGGAACCTCCTCCTCCAGTAGAACGCCCGGTAATTCTTCTGAATGACCACGATGCACTGCAGCAGCTTCCTGTACTGCTTCCTGTAAACCAACAGATGACATCATCGGTTTCACCCAATCCGCTCTTGAGAGGCTTCAGGACGGGTTCAGATGTAACCAGGAGGAGTTGGACCTGGCCACGAAGCCCAGGACGTGGGCCTGGATGATCATGGCTGCTTTCAGAACCTCCACCTCCCTCTGCTTCTCCAGGCGCTGCTCCAGAGACTCCCGCAGGAAAACCTGGGATGGGAAGAAGCAGTAACATCGGGTCAAGAGTCAGTGGGATGAATGCAGACTAGAGCTTCGGGATAAAAGATAAACTTCTGCACCGATGAAAAGAGTTTTAGGGTTTTTCTGACTAATTCTGCAGGTGGGtcattttatttaacatttaaatcaGCTTTGAGGAGATTCGGCAGCAAAGCTGAACTAAACGGTTGGGAATGACTGtcccacgtgcacgagtgcacacGTTAGCACTGATCCATAATCATTACCGCCACAATTAGCACAACAAAAGCCTCAGAGGACCTCAGCGCCCTTCTACTGTTGCTTTATGGGCCTTTAGGAAACAGAACCAGCCACCAGAGAGCCAGAACCAAGtctgagacttaaacacacagctGGACTCAGAGACAAGGGGCGGAGCCTGTGCCAACAGCCAGGATGTAAGGGTTTGACCAGGGGACAAAGTGGGCAGGCCCCCAGCACCTGATTTACAGGAAGCAACCTTGTTGATGTAAATCTACTTCCTGTCTGATGCTTTAGCCGGTAAAAGAACGGGGACAAAAACGTGATTTTCCTTAAACAAAGAATGAAAAGACTGAATTCTCTTTGTTATTCTTACCTGGTAACTACAACCCCAGCCCTACGAAGGAAACCCTGACCCTACCCACATTATCATTAATCACAAACATGTCGTTAGTCTTGGTGAAGATTTTATAAATTAAAACGTGTTTTATTCCTTTGGTGGAACAAGAGTTTGAATAATATCAGGTTAataaaaataaacgttttaatgtttaaaccttTACTCGAACATCGCATAATGTCTAACTTTTTTCTTAGTTGAGATGTTTTtgtatttggacattaaaaccaCCGCTGAGAACATAAAAGACAAACATGGATGTGACCCCCGGCCCAGTTACCTTGGTCTTTCCCAGCTGCCACTCCACTCCGCTGCTGTCGTAGACCTGCAGCAGCTCTCTGCAGCGCCCCCTGGGGTCATCTGAGGCCACCGTGGCTCCCATCAGCACCTTGTACCTGAGCAGGCGAAGAACCGCCGTCTGAACTCTGAAGCTCCGATAATCTCGACGTTTAACTGAAAGTTTCTCTCTTACATCACTGAAACGCTCTAATTCTGACTGAAGCGGaaactaaaggtcaaaggtgtgaACACGAGTGCTCCCGCTGGGACAGACCTGCAGCAGAAGTCCTGGAACAATCTCCGGACCGGGAAGCCGGTACGTCGGATTTTCACCGTCTCCAACATGCCGGAATATCGGAGCTGGTTTAGAACCACCGTCTGGTCGAACTGGTCGGGCATCTGGATAAGAAGCAGATAAAGATCACTACCGTGGATGTGATGCGTGACCTCCATCCCATAATAAGTCTGGGATCTACACTTGCATCCCGCTCATCCTTCCCTTCCGGAGCAGACTGACGTCAAAAGCTGTGAATCTGCTCCGACTCATCCCAAACCCAAGGTCCCAGGGGACTCGtcaccctggtgtgtgtgtgcgcgtgcgtgtgtgtgtgtgtgtgtgtgtgtgtgtgtgtgagaataagGGGGCTTTCATACTGATGGAAATGCCTCCTTTATTCAGCTGATGGTCCTGACTGAATGGTGGCCTTCACCCGTTGAGGAAGGCTCATTAGCATAATTAGCATTCAGTCGTCAGGATGCCCCCTCCGACTTTCCGTCCCGTTTCCTGTTTTTAACAGGCCGCCACAGCCGCTGTTCTGACTATCCGTGCTTCCTCGTCGAATTTTCCTACCAACGCGCATTTCAACAGCTGACTCAGTCTGTCCAGCTTTACTGAAAATCGGTAGCTACTGCTAatttattttatgaaaaaaaGTGGATAGTGTAAGAAGCAGTTTAGTCATTTcgtaaaaattaaaacatttgaatattcTCAGAACAATGACGATTTACCAACTACTTTCACCCATGTTGAGAAAGTGATTCATAAAAATGGAGATTTGTAAGACGTTCTATGTGTCTACCCAGTCCTTTATTAGACAAATTAATCCACATTGAACAAATATGCTTTCCCCCAATACAtagttatttgtttgaatgtat
It contains:
- the myo10 gene encoding unconventional myosin-X isoform X1 encodes the protein MDNFFTEGERVWLREDQQFLPSTVSSCSGGVVVFATDYGQVYTYKQNALTRQKVQPMQHSSIRGVEDMSTLEDLHDGAIMHNLFQRYQQKRVYTYIGSILAAVNPYQSLPGLYDRPTVELYSRHHLGEIAPHIFAIANECYRSLWKRLQNQCVLISGESGAGKTESTKLILRFLSAMSQHSLKVSCRDQTSHVEEALLESSPIMEAFGNAKTVYNNNSSRFGKFVQLHFSQKGNIQGGRIVDYLLEKNRVVRQNPGERNYHIFYAILAGANWQQRESFGLTQPENYHYLRQSSCLGDRTINDEGTFQDVLNAMRTMQFSEENISEVLRLLAGILHAGNIEFMTAGGAQVSHKSALSWTSELLGLNSEQLAEVLTHRSMILRGEEISTPLTVEQAVDSRDSMSMALYSQCFNWIIHQLNNRIRGKEDFKSISILDIFGFENFEVNRFEQFNINYANEKLQEYFNKHIFSLEQLEYNKEGLVWEDIDWMDNGECLDLIEKKLGLLALVNEESHFPKATDGTLLEKLHSQHSKNPFYVKPRVAVHYFGVRHYAGEVVYDVRGILEKNRDTFRDDILNMLRESRLDFVYDLFEHVVSRNKQDTLKSSFKHRRPTVSSQFKDSLHSLMATLSTSNPYFIRCIKPNTHKMPDQFDQTVVLNQLRYSGMLETVKIRRTGFPVRRLFQDFCCRYKVLMGATVASDDPRGRCRELLQVYDSSGVEWQLGKTKVFLRESLEQRLEKQREVEVLKAAMIIQAHVLGFVARKQYRKLLQCIVVIQKNYRAFYWRRRFLLLRWAALTFQKHLRGQLARRTFSRLLEERREKERRRKKEVEEEMERERRRLEEERLAKEVGWTPCFIMMKHVDYRDENVNVRLVFMCPKGTCSVFLLQVEETRRLEEVRRAEELAALAQLQAAAASSSGLLKEARSADVSEEETIRPHEASQVEEILRLEREIQALQRQKEQQELSLTEASLHRLQLLRDQELRRLEDEACKAAQQFLESLNFDEIDECVRNIESSLGVGEEEKESRRRRGSEEEEVDEGFGADDEAFKDSPNPSEHGHSDGQRTSGIRTSDDSSEEDPYANDSVIPPLPSSGLLLQPLPPVPPACHSVSSSADSAYCQPQTSSEAQSDDLVELIPPDEDSDYDQDDYDEGAIVSSGSVAFSASLSGQWSPDYRGSVGTYSSSGAYRFSSEGPQSSFEDSEDDFDRFDNDDELSYRRDSVYSCVTLPYFHSFLFIKGSLMNTWKRRWCVLKDETFLWFRAKQEALKQGWLHKKGGGSSTLSRRNWKRRWFVLRQSRLMYFENDSEEKMKGVLDMHDAKEIIDNTGKENGIDIVMLERTYHLIAESAEDASQWFSVLSQVHGSTEQEISEMHDEQANPQNAVGTLDVGMIDSVCASDNPERPNSFVLITANRMLHCNADTPEEMHHWITLLQRSKGDARVDGQEFIIRGWLHKEMKNSSRASLKLKKRWFLLTHNSLDYYKSSERNALKLGTLVLNSLCSVVQPDEKVFRESGYWNMIIYGRKHAYRLYCKLLTEATRWATSIQNVIDSKAPIDTPTKQLIQDIRENCLNSEVVEQIYKRNPILRYSHHPLHSPLLPLPYGDIHLTASKSRHYTTLQDEALKMFSSLQHLDGVTDPVPIIQGFLQTGQELRALRDELYCQLIKQTTRPPQPSGPGNLCCWKILACMSCTFVPSRSILRYLKFHLKRIRELFPSSEMDQYAAFAFDSLKKTRSRENVPSQEEIRSIIAQQDMSTTVHCHGGGSCKITINSHTTAGEVVEKLIRGLAMEDSRNMFALFEHHHSSEKAIESRAVVADVLAKFEKMSANADESGTGWKLYFKLYCFLDTESVPKDSVEFAFMFEQAHEAVIRGHYPAPEETLQFLAALRLQYLLGDQNSQANTPELSQVFPMSRLRARVQNSAKTFTPTSGSVAERSGTSERKRSSFLEGTLRRSFRSGSLSRQKLEEENSLEVWMREELAAVKTSVMEKWRKLQGMKQEQAMVKYMDLVREWHGYGSTLFNVESRDGAFPSELWLGVCRESISVYKRGEAWPMEVFPYEQILSFGAPLPNAYKITVEGRDLVFETQMVMDIAKLMKAYISMIVKKRYSNSQSVSSHGSQSSAW